GTAATTAATTATATTATTGCAAATAATAATAGAATAAAAGAAGATGAATTATATGATAATAAAATTATTTCGAAATCATCAACTGTTTTAAAAACATTATTGAAAAAAGAAATAATAGAAATAAAAGAAGAAGAAGAAAAAGAAGAATTTTTTGTTGAATTAACCGATAAGCAAAATGAAATTAAAAATGAGATCTTAAAAAGTAATAACAGTATAGATTTATTATATGGAGTAACAGGCAGCGGAAAAACAGAGATTTTTTTTGAAGTTATGGAGGAATATCTAAAAAAGAATAAAAAGATATTGATAATAATACCAGAAATTTCTTTAACTCCACAATTTGTTTTTAGAGTAAAAAGAAGATTTAATAATAAAAATGTTGGTATATATCATTCAAATATAAACAGTTCTGAAAGAACAAATACATGGTATAAGGCTATAAATGGTGAAATAGATATTTTAATAGGTACTAGAAGTGCTATATGGATTCCTATAAATAATTTAGGAACTATAATAATTGACGAGGAACATGATCAATCATTATATCAATTTGATCAAATTTCGTATGATGCAGTAGAAGTAGGAGTTTTAAGATCAAAAATAGAAAATGTTAAGTTAATATTGTCTTCTGCTACACCAACATTAAGGGAAATGAAAAAATCTTTTGATAAAGAAATAAATTTTCTTGAACTGAAAGAAAGAGTTTTCACAGAGATGCCAGAAATAGAAGTTCTTGATATGAAAAAAGAGGAAAAATTAAGCTGGATATTTGCAAAAAGAACCTTGGAAGAAATAAATAATGTTTTGAAAAATAATGAAAAAGCATTAATTTTTTCACCTACAAAAGGATATGCAAATTATTTGATATGTACTAATTGTGGTAATGTTTTAAAGTGTGAAAATTGCGATGTGTCTTATACATATCATAGATATGAGAATAAATTAAAATGCCATTATTGTGGAGATGAAAAAAGAGTTCCAAATGCATGTCCGGTATGTGGGAATCCGGAACTACAACTTAGAGGATATGGAACTGAAAGAGTTGTGAATGAATTATTGAAATTTTTTCCAAATAGGAAAATAATAAGAATGGATAGAGAAATAATTAAATCATATGAAGATTTAAATTTATCTATGGAAGAACTTAGAAAAGAAGGTCCATGTATAATTGTAGGTACAAAAATAATAACAAAAGGATTAGATGTGCAAGATATTAAATTAGTTGTAGTTTTAGATAGCGATAGATATTTAAATTTTCCTGAATATACATCACATGAACATACAGCTTCATTATTAATTCAAGTTGCAGGAAGATCTGGTAGAAAAGAACAAGGAAAAGTTATTATTCAAACATTTAAGTCAGAATCTGAATTTTTTAAATTTGTTAAG
The window above is part of the Marinitoga litoralis genome. Proteins encoded here:
- the priA gene encoding replication restart helicase PriA — encoded protein: MYYYETAVFGTYTYTTFTYSYDEKLRIGQRVLVDFRNQQKLGVILSETTKKEYEVKDIELIIDNEPLINEKHIEIIKKASKKFLMPISEIAKLVFPPNSSDRIRIKIIPKSPIFEKEIFLDEYYRNFKTKREANKKLKELIKNNIVELKVHFKKVIEKKDNYIILKKEITDILNDKLSSSAMKVINYIIANNNRIKEDELYDNKIISKSSTVLKTLLKKEIIEIKEEEEKEEFFVELTDKQNEIKNEILKSNNSIDLLYGVTGSGKTEIFFEVMEEYLKKNKKILIIIPEISLTPQFVFRVKRRFNNKNVGIYHSNINSSERTNTWYKAINGEIDILIGTRSAIWIPINNLGTIIIDEEHDQSLYQFDQISYDAVEVGVLRSKIENVKLILSSATPTLREMKKSFDKEINFLELKERVFTEMPEIEVLDMKKEEKLSWIFAKRTLEEINNVLKNNEKALIFSPTKGYANYLICTNCGNVLKCENCDVSYTYHRYENKLKCHYCGDEKRVPNACPVCGNPELQLRGYGTERVVNELLKFFPNRKIIRMDREIIKSYEDLNLSMEELRKEGPCIIVGTKIITKGLDVQDIKLVVVLDSDRYLNFPEYTSHEHTASLLIQVAGRSGRKEQGKVIIQTFKSESEFFKFVKEHDYDNIIEMELNNRKKYNYPPYSDLIIFIFSNAKEEIALKNSTDFYDLLENESLNAEILEPTEPLIPKLRGEYRYQVIVKGNVDKEKFYNIISRYSKKMYVYVNPPTTLL